Proteins from a genomic interval of Sporolactobacillus sp. Y61:
- the alaS gene encoding alanine--tRNA ligase produces MKQLSSSEVRQMFLDFFRGKGHSVEPSASLIPVDDPSLLWINSGVATLKKYFDGRIVPKNPRICNAQKAIRTNDIENVGYTARHHTFFEMLGNFSVGDYFKKEAITWAWEFLTSPDWIGFDPDRLSVTIYPKDDEAYRLWHEKIGLPEERIIKLEHNFWDIGEGPSGPNTEIFYDRGEAFGNDPNDPELFPGGENERYLEVWNLVFSQFNHNPDGTHTPLPKKNIDTGLGLERMVSVIQGGETNFDTDLFLPIIHKIEEISGQTYKKGRKNTPFKVIADHVRAVSFAIADGALPSNEGRGYVLRRLIRRAVRYAMDLGINKPFMYELVPVVADIMKDYYKEVLEKAPYVQKIIYGEEKRFQETIHDGIAILHRQISEVKAKGGSELSGKDVFKLYDTFGFPVELTGEYAKKDGLSVDQKGFEAELEKQRERARTARKDQKSMHVQSATLRNVTVKSTFVGYDRFTVENAKVLALVNDHEAVENASEGEKIRLILDRTPFYAEMGGQVADQGTLKGDTALLRVTDVQQAPNGQNLHSCIVVNGEIHIGDRVKAQIDGHARLAIQKNHTATHLLDQALKDVLGPHVNQAGSYVSADRLRFDFSHYGQVTEAELHKVERTINEKIWAQLPVTTKEMPIDEAKKSGAVALFGEKYGKIVRVVNVGDYSLELCGGCHVRNTAELGLFTIVSEAGIGAGTRRIEALTGEKAYEKMNQEKQELVNLARSLKVTADQLPEKIGALQLQIKALEKDNTALMAKLGNAKAAELEKSIRKVGNISYLAAKVDAMDMNQLRTMADDLKNHFRSLIVVLASVEDGKVHLVSGVTKDLISKGFHAGKIIKEVASVCGGGGGGRPDMAQAGGRQPEKVGKALDSVADFIKETAVG; encoded by the coding sequence ATGAAACAACTCAGTTCATCTGAGGTCAGGCAAATGTTTTTAGATTTTTTTCGTGGAAAGGGTCATTCGGTTGAGCCGAGTGCTTCACTGATTCCGGTTGATGATCCTTCCCTGCTTTGGATAAACAGCGGGGTTGCTACGCTGAAAAAATATTTCGATGGACGGATTGTGCCGAAAAATCCGCGCATCTGCAACGCTCAGAAAGCGATTCGTACGAATGATATTGAAAATGTCGGTTATACGGCACGCCATCATACGTTTTTTGAAATGCTGGGCAACTTTTCGGTAGGCGATTACTTTAAAAAAGAAGCCATAACCTGGGCATGGGAATTTCTGACCAGTCCGGACTGGATCGGTTTTGATCCGGACAGGCTGTCTGTCACTATTTATCCAAAAGATGATGAGGCGTACCGGCTGTGGCATGAAAAAATTGGTCTCCCGGAGGAACGGATTATTAAGCTGGAACACAATTTCTGGGATATCGGGGAAGGACCCAGCGGACCGAATACAGAAATATTCTATGATCGCGGTGAGGCGTTCGGTAACGATCCGAATGATCCGGAACTGTTCCCCGGCGGAGAAAATGAGCGTTATCTTGAAGTCTGGAATCTCGTCTTTTCTCAATTTAACCATAATCCGGACGGAACACATACGCCGCTGCCGAAAAAGAACATTGATACCGGTCTGGGACTGGAGCGTATGGTCAGCGTCATTCAGGGCGGTGAGACCAATTTCGATACGGATCTTTTTCTTCCGATTATCCATAAAATTGAGGAGATCTCGGGCCAAACATATAAAAAGGGCAGGAAAAACACACCGTTCAAAGTTATCGCTGATCACGTACGTGCGGTGTCCTTTGCCATTGCCGACGGGGCTCTTCCCTCGAATGAAGGACGCGGTTATGTCCTGCGCCGGCTGATCCGGCGCGCGGTCCGTTATGCCATGGATCTCGGAATCAATAAACCATTCATGTATGAACTCGTACCGGTTGTTGCCGACATTATGAAAGACTATTACAAAGAGGTTCTGGAGAAGGCCCCGTATGTCCAGAAAATCATTTACGGTGAAGAGAAACGCTTTCAGGAGACCATCCATGACGGAATAGCCATTCTCCACCGGCAGATCAGTGAGGTAAAAGCAAAAGGCGGGTCAGAACTGTCCGGAAAAGACGTGTTCAAACTGTATGACACGTTCGGTTTCCCTGTCGAACTGACCGGGGAATATGCGAAAAAAGACGGTCTTTCCGTTGATCAAAAAGGTTTTGAAGCAGAACTGGAAAAACAGAGAGAACGGGCAAGAACTGCACGAAAAGACCAGAAGTCGATGCACGTGCAAAGTGCAACGCTGCGCAATGTGACTGTAAAAAGTACGTTCGTCGGCTATGACCGGTTTACTGTAGAGAACGCAAAGGTTCTGGCTCTGGTCAACGATCATGAAGCAGTGGAAAATGCATCTGAGGGAGAAAAAATCCGGCTGATCCTCGATCGCACCCCTTTTTATGCCGAGATGGGCGGACAGGTTGCCGATCAGGGGACACTGAAGGGTGATACCGCTCTTCTTCGTGTCACCGATGTGCAACAAGCTCCGAACGGTCAGAATCTGCATTCCTGTATTGTGGTAAACGGAGAAATTCATATCGGTGACCGTGTGAAAGCACAGATCGACGGTCACGCCAGGCTTGCCATTCAAAAAAATCATACGGCCACTCATCTGCTCGATCAGGCCCTGAAAGATGTACTGGGACCGCATGTCAATCAGGCCGGATCTTATGTATCGGCGGACCGGCTTCGTTTTGACTTTTCTCACTACGGACAGGTGACAGAAGCTGAACTTCATAAGGTAGAACGGACAATTAATGAGAAAATCTGGGCGCAGCTTCCTGTGACGACGAAGGAAATGCCGATTGACGAAGCAAAGAAATCAGGTGCAGTCGCTTTATTCGGTGAAAAATACGGTAAAATCGTTCGTGTTGTCAATGTTGGTGACTACAGCCTTGAACTCTGCGGCGGCTGCCATGTTCGGAACACGGCTGAGCTTGGCCTCTTTACAATTGTTTCCGAAGCCGGTATTGGTGCAGGGACACGTCGCATTGAAGCCTTAACAGGGGAAAAAGCCTATGAAAAAATGAATCAGGAAAAACAGGAACTGGTAAACCTTGCACGCAGCCTGAAAGTAACAGCTGATCAGCTTCCTGAAAAAATAGGTGCCCTGCAGCTGCAAATTAAGGCGCTTGAAAAAGATAACACGGCTTTGATGGCAAAACTCGGGAATGCGAAGGCCGCAGAATTAGAGAAATCCATCCGGAAAGTCGGTAATATTTCTTACCTTGCGGCAAAAGTGGACGCAATGGATATGAATCAGTTAAGGACAATGGCTGATGATTTGAAAAATCATTTCAGGTCGCTTATTGTTGTCCTGGCCTCTGTTGAGGACGGAAAGGTTCATCTTGTTTCCGGTGTCACGAAAGACCTGATCTCGAAAGGGTTCCACGCCGGCAAAATTATTAAGGAAGTGGCTTCTGTCTGCGGTGGTGGCGGAGGCGGCCGCCCGGATATGGCACAGGCCGGTGGACGCCAGCCGGAAAAAGTAGGAAAAGCGCTCGACAGTGTGGCGGACTTCATTAAAGAAACAGCTGTCGGCTGA
- a CDS encoding AI-2E family transporter, which translates to MLKWPALKWMKALTILLLLFLNGYLFYRLLPLLGTVLHFFLRVAFPFAVAGIIAYLLHPLIKRLSVMGVPRTIAILGVYVLFFSMAGLLLFKGGPAFIHELRGLNDEFVRYQKMYQSQVDHVYGSTPEAVHDQVNKALARIQHATGRFADRLMDWCTGFIQSLFTLIIIPFLAFYFLKDSEKIKRGALHLIPRKWRNQWTGLFTEMDQSIGLYIRGQLTVCAILAVLASIGLWILKVRYPIVFGVFIGLTDLIPYFGPLIGAAPAVLMAATQSFYAVIGVVLMIFLIQFLEGNVIEPLVVGKSVDIHPLYIMLSLGVGGEIAGIVGMLLAIPCFIVIRIGFIHMKKRLRVIDK; encoded by the coding sequence ATGCTTAAATGGCCTGCACTTAAGTGGATGAAAGCTTTAACTATTCTTCTGCTGCTTTTTCTCAATGGCTATCTCTTTTACAGGCTGCTGCCGCTTCTCGGTACGGTGCTTCACTTCTTCCTGAGGGTCGCTTTTCCATTTGCTGTTGCCGGAATTATTGCCTATCTGCTGCATCCCTTAATCAAAAGACTCAGTGTGATGGGTGTCCCGCGCACGATTGCCATTCTCGGTGTCTATGTGCTTTTTTTCAGTATGGCCGGTCTCCTGCTGTTCAAAGGTGGTCCGGCGTTTATCCACGAGTTGCGCGGCTTGAATGACGAGTTCGTCCGCTATCAGAAAATGTATCAGTCTCAGGTTGATCACGTTTACGGGTCAACACCCGAAGCGGTGCATGACCAGGTGAATAAAGCCCTTGCACGTATACAGCATGCCACCGGAAGATTTGCAGACAGGCTGATGGACTGGTGTACCGGTTTTATCCAGTCGCTGTTCACTTTGATTATCATTCCGTTTCTTGCCTTTTATTTTCTCAAGGATTCAGAGAAAATTAAGCGGGGAGCACTTCATCTGATTCCACGAAAGTGGCGGAATCAGTGGACCGGGCTATTCACGGAAATGGACCAGTCAATCGGCTTGTACATACGCGGACAGCTGACCGTCTGTGCGATTCTTGCTGTTTTGGCTTCAATCGGGTTGTGGATTCTGAAAGTCCGTTATCCAATCGTGTTTGGCGTGTTTATCGGGCTGACAGATCTGATTCCTTATTTTGGGCCGCTGATCGGTGCAGCTCCGGCTGTTCTGATGGCGGCCACGCAGTCCTTCTATGCAGTGATCGGCGTTGTCCTGATGATATTTCTGATTCAGTTTCTCGAGGGAAATGTGATTGAGCCGCTCGTTGTCGGTAAAAGTGTGGATATCCATCCGCTGTATATCATGCTGTCGCTCGGTGTCGGCGGGGAGATTGCAGGGATCGTCGGGATGTTGCTTGCTATCCCCTGTTTTATCGTGATTCGTATAGGTTTCATTCATATGAAAAAGAGATTACGTGTGATTGACAAATAA
- a CDS encoding ATP-dependent RecD-like DNA helicase, which translates to MDQLEDDGKIVREGNDVYLPELYYAEKGIVTSIQRLTEGSEEEEYSEAEFMEALGKVEDRLSMQYADSQQKAIRQAIRSPLMVLTGGPGTGKTTVIHGIVEVYAELNSLSLEVKDYDSEHPYPILLVAPTGRAAKRMKESTGLPAVTIHRLLGWTGGANYAHDQDDPVEGKLIIVDEMSMVDIWLANQLLKSLPDDMKMVIVGDEDQLPSVGPGQVLADLIQSGVIPVVRLTDIFRQAKGSSIIELAHQIKEGQLKDLTAKRDDRRFFHCHQAQVTEAVCQIAKGAEKKGYQPKDIQVLAPIYRGNAGIEKLNERLQELFNPPSDQKRGLTFGDHIFRVHDKVLQLMNNPDDQVFNGDIGEIISILRAKETTDNEDTVIVSFDGIEVKYLRHDLNQLTLAYCCSIHKAQGSEFPIVILPVVKGYHRMLKRNLIYTAVTRSKEYLMICGNEEAIRTAVQRNDVDRRHSNLAAKLRERMSLPDAGPLSLSDDS; encoded by the coding sequence ATGGATCAGCTGGAAGATGATGGGAAAATTGTCCGTGAGGGTAACGATGTTTATCTGCCGGAACTGTACTATGCAGAGAAGGGCATTGTGACCAGTATTCAAAGACTGACGGAGGGCTCCGAGGAAGAGGAGTACTCCGAAGCTGAATTTATGGAAGCGCTCGGAAAAGTGGAGGACAGGTTGTCGATGCAGTATGCCGACAGTCAGCAGAAGGCGATCCGCCAGGCGATCCGGTCGCCTCTGATGGTTCTGACAGGGGGCCCGGGGACGGGGAAAACCACCGTCATTCACGGTATTGTGGAGGTCTATGCGGAGCTGAACAGTCTTTCACTTGAAGTGAAAGATTACGACAGTGAACACCCTTACCCCATTCTGCTCGTTGCCCCTACCGGACGGGCAGCCAAACGAATGAAAGAGTCTACGGGACTTCCGGCCGTGACCATACACCGATTGCTCGGATGGACGGGAGGAGCAAATTATGCACATGATCAGGATGATCCGGTTGAGGGCAAACTGATCATTGTTGATGAAATGTCGATGGTAGACATCTGGCTTGCCAATCAGCTGCTCAAATCGCTTCCTGATGACATGAAAATGGTGATTGTAGGCGATGAAGATCAGCTGCCATCAGTCGGCCCGGGTCAGGTACTGGCGGATCTGATCCAGTCCGGCGTCATACCGGTTGTCCGGCTGACGGATATTTTCCGGCAGGCTAAAGGCTCCTCAATTATCGAACTGGCTCACCAAATAAAAGAGGGACAGTTAAAGGATCTTACAGCTAAACGTGATGACCGGCGATTTTTCCATTGCCATCAGGCACAGGTCACCGAAGCCGTCTGCCAGATTGCAAAAGGCGCAGAGAAGAAGGGTTATCAGCCGAAGGACATCCAGGTTCTTGCACCCATATACCGGGGAAATGCCGGGATCGAGAAACTGAACGAAAGACTGCAGGAACTTTTTAATCCGCCTTCTGATCAGAAACGCGGTCTGACGTTCGGTGATCACATATTCCGGGTTCATGATAAAGTGCTGCAGCTGATGAATAATCCTGATGACCAGGTTTTTAACGGCGATATTGGTGAGATTATATCGATACTCCGGGCAAAAGAGACGACAGATAACGAAGACACCGTCATCGTTTCTTTTGACGGTATTGAAGTCAAATATCTCCGGCATGATTTAAATCAACTGACACTTGCTTATTGCTGTTCCATACATAAAGCCCAGGGCAGCGAATTTCCGATTGTCATTCTTCCGGTGGTTAAGGGCTATCACCGGATGCTGAAACGCAATCTGATTTATACGGCTGTCACACGCAGCAAAGAGTATCTGATGATCTGCGGTAATGAGGAAGCGATCAGGACTGCTGTCCAGCGTAACGATGTCGACCGGCGCCACTCCAATCTGGCTGCTAAACTTCGTGAGCGGATGAGCCTGCCCGATGCCGGGCCACTCTCTCTTTCTGATGACAGCTGA
- a CDS encoding helix-hairpin-helix domain-containing protein, which produces MEQTSLHLFSDGISIKGEPVRIVFQNSDNGYTVMIVRIIESDEPIQGKEITVVGYFPSVHLQETYQFSGRLKTHPRYGQQYEAVSYHKVLPQSRTGIIQYLSGDLFPGIGKKTAEAIVRTVGDHAITKILNDPACLQEVPKLDPDKAKFIADTLIKNEGLEKIMIGLSDFGFGSQLAAKIYQTYGDLALETIRDNPYQLIQDIEGIGFQRADELASALGITGNSPERIQAAILYWLNECAMNDGHVFMLHDEVIEAAKKLLSTPDLHITDDDITGKWISWKMMGKLSVRVTMFICRNCTMQRRAL; this is translated from the coding sequence ATGGAACAGACTTCTCTTCATTTATTTTCTGACGGGATTTCCATTAAAGGTGAGCCTGTACGGATTGTTTTTCAGAACAGTGATAATGGCTATACGGTTATGATTGTTCGAATAATAGAATCAGATGAGCCGATTCAGGGAAAAGAGATTACAGTGGTTGGCTATTTTCCCTCTGTCCATCTGCAGGAAACCTATCAGTTTTCCGGACGGCTGAAAACGCATCCCAGATACGGGCAGCAGTATGAGGCAGTCAGCTATCATAAAGTACTCCCGCAATCCCGCACGGGGATCATTCAGTATTTGTCAGGGGATCTTTTTCCGGGGATCGGTAAGAAAACGGCTGAAGCCATTGTCAGGACGGTTGGTGACCATGCGATAACGAAGATTCTTAATGATCCCGCCTGTCTGCAGGAAGTGCCGAAACTCGACCCTGACAAGGCAAAATTTATTGCTGACACGCTCATTAAAAATGAAGGTCTGGAAAAGATCATGATCGGGCTGTCGGATTTCGGGTTTGGTTCGCAGCTGGCGGCTAAAATTTATCAGACATACGGGGATCTGGCACTCGAGACGATTCGTGATAATCCGTACCAGCTGATCCAGGATATAGAAGGGATTGGTTTTCAGCGGGCGGATGAACTGGCTTCTGCTCTCGGGATCACCGGCAACAGCCCGGAAAGAATACAGGCAGCGATTCTTTACTGGCTGAACGAGTGTGCCATGAATGACGGTCATGTTTTTATGCTTCATGATGAAGTGATTGAAGCCGCCAAAAAACTGCTTTCAACTCCGGACTTGCACATAACCGATGACGACATAACCGGGAAATGGATCAGCTGGAAGATGATGGGAAAATTGTCCGTGAGGGTAACGATGTTTATCTGCCGGAACTGTACTATGCAGAGAAGGGCATTGTGA
- a CDS encoding tetratricopeptide repeat protein, which translates to MKQTTEKALKLIRAKKFAEAAGVLDRAISAEPDDPEGYILFGNMLITAGQPARSEAFFEKALMLDAASAEAQFGYGNALSESGAYEKALDHFEKAQVNGMNSGNLFYMIGLCAMHLDRAGQALASFQRAVELDDRDTGARFQYGLMLAKFGQLGPAEEQFKKVLTLVPRHADAHYNLGVIAMYHHDPAGARLHFKRALRQNSKHLLAAHGLEQLKKKFPERSEK; encoded by the coding sequence GTGAAGCAAACAACTGAAAAAGCGTTGAAACTGATAAGAGCGAAAAAATTCGCTGAAGCTGCCGGTGTGCTGGATCGGGCCATATCGGCAGAACCGGATGATCCGGAAGGGTATATCCTTTTCGGGAATATGCTGATTACGGCCGGACAGCCGGCGCGATCAGAGGCTTTTTTTGAAAAAGCGCTGATGCTGGACGCTGCCAGCGCGGAGGCACAGTTCGGATACGGCAATGCGCTTTCAGAATCAGGAGCGTATGAAAAAGCGCTCGATCATTTTGAGAAGGCGCAGGTAAACGGCATGAACAGTGGCAACCTGTTTTATATGATCGGGCTTTGTGCCATGCATCTTGATCGTGCCGGTCAGGCACTGGCCTCCTTCCAGCGTGCGGTCGAGCTTGATGACCGGGACACCGGTGCGCGTTTTCAATATGGCCTGATGCTGGCCAAATTTGGTCAGCTCGGTCCGGCTGAAGAACAGTTCAAAAAGGTGCTGACTCTGGTGCCCCGGCATGCCGACGCTCACTATAATCTGGGCGTGATTGCAATGTATCATCATGATCCGGCAGGTGCCCGCTTGCATTTTAAGCGGGCACTCCGGCAGAATTCCAAACATTTGCTTGCCGCCCATGGGCTCGAGCAGCTGAAAAAGAAATTTCCGGAAAGAAGCGAAAAATAA
- the mnmA gene encoding tRNA 2-thiouridine(34) synthase MnmA, whose translation MKKSPGKTRVVVGMSGGVDSSVAALLLKQQGYDVVGIFMKNWDDTDENGVCTATEDYEDVVRVADQIGMPYYAVNFEKQYWDRVFTYFLEEYQAGRTPNPDVMCNKEIKFKAFLDHALAVGADFVATGHYAQVERRDGITYMLRALDQNKDQTYFLNQLSQKQIERVMFPLGDLQKPEVREIAREHHLATADKKDSTGICFIGERNFKQFLSHYLPANRGEIRTVDGELKGYHDGLMYYTNGQRQGLGIGGPGGPWFVCGKDVAKNILYIAPGADHPALFSQGLIAEKVNWISGSPEKKVFHCTAKFRYRQKDRPVTVHLLENNRIEVVFDQLEWAITPGQSVVLYKHDRCLGGGTISTVLNQGTDAAIDFVDSATL comes from the coding sequence TTGAAGAAATCTCCTGGCAAAACGAGGGTCGTTGTTGGCATGTCCGGGGGTGTGGATTCCTCTGTTGCCGCCTTGCTGCTGAAACAGCAGGGATATGATGTGGTCGGTATTTTTATGAAAAACTGGGATGACACGGATGAAAATGGTGTCTGCACAGCAACTGAAGATTATGAGGATGTCGTGCGCGTCGCCGATCAGATCGGGATGCCCTATTATGCTGTAAACTTTGAAAAGCAGTACTGGGACCGCGTGTTTACTTATTTTCTGGAAGAGTATCAGGCAGGGCGTACACCGAATCCGGATGTAATGTGCAATAAAGAAATAAAATTTAAAGCTTTCCTCGATCATGCACTGGCTGTCGGGGCGGACTTTGTCGCTACCGGTCATTATGCGCAGGTTGAGCGGCGTGACGGGATCACTTATATGCTGCGCGCGCTGGATCAGAATAAAGATCAGACTTATTTTCTGAACCAGCTGTCACAAAAGCAGATTGAAAGAGTGATGTTTCCTCTGGGTGATCTTCAGAAGCCGGAAGTTCGGGAAATTGCCCGTGAGCATCATCTTGCGACTGCTGATAAAAAGGACAGTACCGGTATCTGTTTTATCGGTGAGCGGAATTTTAAACAATTTCTGAGCCACTATCTTCCGGCCAATCGCGGTGAAATCCGGACAGTAGACGGCGAACTTAAGGGCTATCATGACGGCCTGATGTATTACACGAATGGTCAGCGTCAGGGACTGGGTATCGGCGGTCCCGGCGGTCCGTGGTTCGTCTGCGGAAAAGATGTGGCGAAAAATATTCTGTATATCGCGCCTGGTGCAGATCATCCCGCATTGTTTTCTCAGGGGCTGATTGCTGAAAAGGTCAACTGGATCAGCGGTAGTCCTGAAAAAAAGGTGTTCCACTGCACTGCGAAATTTCGCTATCGCCAGAAAGATCGTCCGGTGACGGTACATCTGCTTGAGAATAACCGGATAGAAGTCGTCTTTGATCAGCTGGAGTGGGCGATTACGCCCGGTCAGTCCGTTGTGCTCTATAAACACGATCGATGCCTCGGCGGCGGGACGATCAGCACGGTTCTGAATCAGGGTACAGACGCGGCTATAGACTTTGTTGACTCGGCAACTCTGTAA